A DNA window from Nitrospira sp. contains the following coding sequences:
- a CDS encoding hypothetical protein (Evidence 5 : Unknown function; MaGe:77310426), protein MLTNATKRFFYAAQLLRNPTSFVLAVLNDSPYVPEYDLPFACAALSGQERVLPGAIYMHTYGVRNAVSSKFRRESVLAPPGSMPRGASHRQQPSL, encoded by the coding sequence TTGCTGACAAATGCGACGAAAAGGTTTTTTTATGCCGCTCAGCTGCTGAGAAATCCCACCAGCTTCGTTCTCGCAGTACTCAATGACTCGCCGTACGTGCCAGAGTACGACTTGCCTTTCGCTTGCGCGGCCTTATCTGGGCAAGAGCGCGTCCTGCCCGGCGCCATATACATGCATACGTATGGGGTAAGAAACGCCGTGTCGTCCAAGTTCAGACGCGAGTCAGTTTTGGCGCCTCCCGGTTCAATGCCTCGTGGGGCATCGCATCGACAGCAACCGTCTCTTTGA
- a CDS encoding Pentapeptide repeat-containing protein (MaGe:77310424), with the protein MPSDSCPLIMSDNAPCGRPIHSASPEYDKTPVCLMHSRDPDKSQDHFDTEIQAILAGSSSYHRPSNIYDFCRFVFCQSDFREATFTQGADFSMATFTQATDFSMATFTQTTDFSMATFTQEGTFFGVTFTQRADFSLALFIQDADFSRATFLQEAIFHRATFYKAVIFSHTSFGPSIDYVAVGDEKLPIAEFHHVQFLKPEMVHFAEINETTILGLRARFMDCQVEDVRFDAVRWYQRDGRMVLQDELDVLEHLGNTSYELVAIAYRRLIKNFEKARAYDLVEDCTIGEFEMKRRDPNRFPFTRALSAIYNKFPLLRRWIGEQVSVVGLYRFASIYGTSYHRALLVLALLLVWFGVLFSTAVSIQPVTSSAISTCSLSNSIGAFCGGLVHSLEVAALQRNTLYLPTTSAGRVIEIVEQVLVAGQVALLLFALQRRFRR; encoded by the coding sequence ATGCCGTCCGATAGCTGTCCACTTATTATGTCCGATAACGCACCCTGTGGGCGGCCAATCCACTCTGCTTCGCCTGAATACGATAAGACACCCGTCTGTCTCATGCATTCCCGCGATCCAGATAAGTCCCAGGATCACTTCGACACAGAAATCCAGGCGATCCTTGCAGGCTCTTCCTCATATCATCGCCCCAGCAACATCTATGACTTTTGCAGGTTTGTTTTTTGCCAATCAGACTTCCGCGAGGCGACCTTCACCCAGGGGGCCGACTTCAGCATGGCAACCTTCACCCAGGCAACCGACTTCAGCATGGCAACCTTCACCCAGACAACCGACTTCAGCATGGCGACCTTCACCCAGGAGGGCACTTTCTTCGGGGTGACCTTCACCCAGAGGGCCGACTTCAGCCTAGCCCTCTTCATCCAGGATGCCGACTTCAGCAGGGCGACCTTCCTCCAGGAGGCCATCTTCCACAGGGCAACTTTTTACAAAGCAGTGATCTTTTCTCATACATCGTTTGGACCTAGTATAGATTACGTTGCGGTGGGCGATGAAAAATTACCCATCGCGGAATTTCACCATGTTCAATTTCTAAAACCTGAAATGGTCCATTTTGCCGAAATCAATGAAACGACAATATTGGGATTGCGTGCCCGGTTCATGGATTGCCAAGTTGAGGACGTCCGGTTTGACGCAGTACGGTGGTATCAACGAGACGGCCGGATGGTCCTGCAGGATGAGTTAGACGTGCTCGAGCACCTGGGTAACACCAGCTATGAGCTGGTAGCTATTGCCTATCGACGTTTGATTAAGAATTTTGAAAAAGCACGGGCCTACGACCTTGTCGAGGACTGCACGATTGGCGAATTCGAAATGAAACGTCGGGACCCGAACCGCTTTCCATTCACTCGCGCATTAAGCGCGATCTACAACAAATTTCCGCTGCTTCGACGATGGATTGGGGAACAAGTGTCAGTCGTCGGTCTCTATCGATTCGCCAGTATCTACGGGACAAGTTATCATCGTGCGCTCCTGGTGCTTGCCCTCTTGCTTGTCTGGTTTGGCGTGCTGTTCTCGACGGCGGTGAGTATCCAACCTGTTACATCTAGCGCAATCTCTACCTGTAGCCTATCAAACTCGATAGGAGCGTTCTGCGGAGGGTTGGTTCACTCACTTGAAGTCGCCGCCTTACAGAGGAACACCCTCTATCTCCCCACCACTTCGGCTGGCCGGGTCATAGAAATCGTCGAGCAAGTGCTCGTTGCCGGACAAGTCGCGCTGCTCCTCTTTGCACTACAACGGAGATTCCGAAGGTAA